Below is a genomic region from candidate division TA06 bacterium.
AGGTTGCCAAGGCAGAGGGCAAGCTCAAAGAAGAAAAGAAGTCCGCCGCCGCCAAGGCTTCCACCTCCGCTAAAGCTGCGGCGGACCACCGCTATAACGGGGCAGGCAAGTCGGCGGATAAAGCTAAAGCAAAGAAGTAGGCTTTTGGAATGAATTTAATAGCGCAAGGTTTGGAAATAAGCCTTGCGTCTTTTTTGTTGACATTTGACTTTTGTTTTGACAGGATTAATCAACAACAATCTAGCAAGGGGAAAAACATTATGACCCGTCAGGATATTTTGCAGATATTAAATGAGTCGAAAGAAGAAATAAAGAAAAGATACAGGGCCGAGCTAAAAGGCGTTTTCGGCTCTTATGCCCGGGGGCAGCAAAAGCCCGGAAGCGATGTGGATGTTCTGGTTGCCTGGGATAATAACGCCATGTTCCCCGCGTGGGCGTGTGAATTGAAACGAATTTCGTGTCTATCAGATAACCGCAGGCCCGGTCACTTACAACGCTACAACGCTTACCAGTTGACTTATGCGCCTTAAATAGGGTATAATTACAGGTCATTTAACTTTGCCCTGCCTGCCCCTCTTCGCAGGTTGCGGCGTATCAAAAACAACCCCTTTTTTAGGAGACGGAAAGACCATGCCTTTGAACAAGGAAAAGAAGCAGGACGTAATTTCGGCCCACAAGAAACACGAAGGCGACACCGGATCCCCCGAGGTCCAGATCGCCCTGCTGACCGAGAGGATCAACCAGCTGACCGGACACTTAAAGGCCAACAAGAAGGACCATGCTTCGCGGCGCGGACTTCTGATGATGGTGGGCCGCCGCCGCCGGCTGCTGGATTATCTCAACAAGCGCCATGCCGCCCGGTACCGGGCCATAGTGGAAAAATTAGATTTAAGGAAGTAAAATTTTGGGGGCGATTTTACGGTTAAAATCGCCCCTTGTCATTAACCTAACCGGAACAATTCCTTCCGGTCTTAAAGCCGGGAGAAGCCTTAGGCTTTTTGGAGCCTGGGACAAAAAGGAGGTTTTATGGTTCATACCAAGGAACTGGAGATCGGCGGCCGGAAGCTCATCATCGAGACCGGCAAGATCGCCAAACAGGCCCACGGCTCGGTGACAGTGCGCTACGGAGGGACCGTGGCGCTGGTGACCGCTGTGGGATCCGACCAGCCCCGGGAGGGAATAGATTTCTTCCCCTTATCTGTGGAATACCGGGAACAGGCCTACGCCGCCGGGCGGATCCCGGGCGGGTTCTTCAAGCGCGAGGGAAAGCCCCGGGACAAGGAAATACTATCGGCCCGGCTGATCGACCGTCCCTTAAGGCCCTTGTTCCCCGAAGGGTACAGGAACGAAGTGCAAGTGGTCTGCCTGATCCTTTCGGCCGACCAGGAGAACGACGCCGACATCCTGGGCCTGACCGGGGCTTCGGCCGCTTTATCCATCTCCGACATTCCCTTTTCCGGGCCGATCGCCGCGGTGCGGGTGGGCAAGGCGGAGAACGGCTACGTCATCAACCCCACCTTCCAACAGCTGGAACAGAGCCGGATAGACATCGTGATCGCCGGCAGCAAGGACTCCATCACCATGGTGGAGGCCGGGGCCCGCGAGGTCTCGGAGGCCGAGATCATCGAAGCCATAGAGTTCGGGCATAAATACATCAAACAGATCATCGCCCTGCAGCAGGAGCTGGTGGGGCTGTGCGGCAAACCCAAACGGCAGGTGGAGATCGCCCCGGTCAACCAAGCCCTGCTGGAAAAGGTCAAAACTTTGACCATAGACAAGATTCAGGCGGCCAACGTTCTGCCCCACAAGGAAGAACGGCAGGATGCCATCAAAAAAATCTGCCAGGAGGCCGCCCTTGCCCTGCTGCCGGAATTCCCCGAGACTGAAAAACAGATCAACGCCATGGCGGAGGAGATCCAGAGCCACGACCTGCGGGAGCGGATATTGAGCCAGGGCCAGCGGGCCGACGGGCGGAGCCTGACCGGGATCCGGCCCATCGTCTGCGAGATCGGGGTGCTGCCCCGGACCCACGGCTCGGCCATCTTTACCCGGGGCGAGACCCAGAGCCTGGCGGTGACCACCCTGGGAACGGCCTCCGACGAGCAGCGGATCGAGGACCTGGAGGGGGAATACTCCAAAAGCTACATGCTGCACTATAACTTCCCGCCCTTCTCGGTGGGCGAGGTCAAGCCCATCCGGGGCCCGGGCCGGCGGGAGATCGGGCACGGCGCCCTGGCCGAACGGGCGGTGGCCCCGGTGATCCCCTCCGAGGACCTTTTCCCCTACACGGTGCGGGTGGTCTCCGATATCCTGGAATCCAACGGCTCGTCCTCCATGGCTTCGGTCTGCGGAGCCTCGCTCTCGCTGATGGACGCCGGGGTGCCCATCAAGGCGCCGGTGGCCGGCATCGCCATGGGATTGGTGATGGAGGGGGATAAGGTGGCCATCCTTTCCGACATCATGGGACTGGAGGACCACCTGGGAGACATGGACTTTAAAGTGGCCGGCACTAAGGCTGGCATCACCGCCCTGCAGTTAGACATAAAAGTTCAGGGCCTCAACAAGGAGATACTGGAGAAGGCCCTGACCCAGGCCCACCAGGGAAGGATGCACATCCTGGGCGAGATGGAGAAGACCATCTCCGCTCCCAAAGCCGAGATTTCGGTCTATGCGCCCCGGATTTTGGCCCTGAATATTCC
It encodes:
- the rpsO gene encoding 30S ribosomal protein S15, whose protein sequence is MPLNKEKKQDVISAHKKHEGDTGSPEVQIALLTERINQLTGHLKANKKDHASRRGLLMMVGRRRRLLDYLNKRHAARYRAIVEKLDLRK
- a CDS encoding nucleotidyltransferase domain-containing protein, giving the protein MTRQDILQILNESKEEIKKRYRAELKGVFGSYARGQQKPGSDVDVLVAWDNNAMFPAWACELKRISCLSDNRRPGHLQRYNAYQLTYAP
- the pnp gene encoding polyribonucleotide nucleotidyltransferase; amino-acid sequence: MVHTKELEIGGRKLIIETGKIAKQAHGSVTVRYGGTVALVTAVGSDQPREGIDFFPLSVEYREQAYAAGRIPGGFFKREGKPRDKEILSARLIDRPLRPLFPEGYRNEVQVVCLILSADQENDADILGLTGASAALSISDIPFSGPIAAVRVGKAENGYVINPTFQQLEQSRIDIVIAGSKDSITMVEAGAREVSEAEIIEAIEFGHKYIKQIIALQQELVGLCGKPKRQVEIAPVNQALLEKVKTLTIDKIQAANVLPHKEERQDAIKKICQEAALALLPEFPETEKQINAMAEEIQSHDLRERILSQGQRADGRSLTGIRPIVCEIGVLPRTHGSAIFTRGETQSLAVTTLGTASDEQRIEDLEGEYSKSYMLHYNFPPFSVGEVKPIRGPGRREIGHGALAERAVAPVIPSEDLFPYTVRVVSDILESNGSSSMASVCGASLSLMDAGVPIKAPVAGIAMGLVMEGDKVAILSDIMGLEDHLGDMDFKVAGTKAGITALQLDIKVQGLNKEILEKALTQAHQGRMHILGEMEKTISAPKAEISVYAPRILALNIPVEKIGMIIGPGGKMIRALQEEFSVKIDIGDDGKVTIASVDVGGAQACYEKIKAMTVEAEMGRIYQAKVVKIMNFGAFVEFMPGTEGLVHISELDKSRVNKVEDIVKEGDSITVKLIKVDPDTGKYSLSRKQALG